Proteins encoded together in one Chitinophaga lutea window:
- a CDS encoding PorP/SprF family type IX secretion system membrane protein produces MKKGIIIIILCAAGVLPSYGQQNVQFSQYIFNGLSVNPAYAGYKEDLYLNAIYRHQWAGFPGAPRTGGVSADAATGRDNKVGLGLQAMFDRLGPQESLSLYGSYSYRIPLDAGNTRRLCLGIGAGVTQYAIDGTALRYTDNDDMTIPLGKQSVWVPDARFGVYYYSPNFYAGASVMDLFSLYTDASRYTWKGENYATIRKTQHLYVTTGGMFTLSENLQLKPSLMVKEDFKGPTSIDLNAFLLISQRLWIGGSYRTSINLWGKEQFRDLEKVDAASAMVEFYATEKLRIGYAFDLTLNQLASQQNGSHEVSLGFVIPSRKFIIRNPRYF; encoded by the coding sequence ATGAAAAAAGGTATTATCATCATCATATTGTGCGCTGCGGGAGTGCTTCCCTCCTACGGCCAGCAGAACGTGCAGTTCAGCCAGTACATCTTCAACGGCCTGAGCGTGAACCCCGCTTATGCCGGTTATAAAGAAGACCTTTACCTCAATGCGATCTACCGCCATCAATGGGCCGGTTTCCCCGGCGCACCGCGTACCGGCGGCGTATCGGCCGATGCCGCTACAGGGAGAGATAACAAGGTGGGCCTTGGCCTCCAGGCGATGTTCGACCGGCTGGGCCCGCAGGAATCGCTGTCACTCTACGGCTCCTATTCCTACCGCATCCCTCTCGACGCGGGCAACACCCGCCGCCTTTGCCTCGGCATCGGCGCGGGCGTTACGCAATACGCCATCGACGGTACGGCCCTGCGTTACACGGATAACGACGACATGACCATCCCGCTCGGCAAACAAAGCGTGTGGGTACCGGATGCGCGGTTCGGGGTGTACTATTATTCCCCGAACTTTTACGCCGGCGCGTCCGTGATGGACCTGTTCTCGCTCTACACGGATGCATCCCGTTACACCTGGAAAGGCGAAAACTACGCGACCATCCGTAAAACACAGCACCTGTACGTGACCACCGGCGGCATGTTCACGCTGTCTGAAAATCTGCAACTCAAACCCTCGCTGATGGTCAAGGAAGATTTCAAAGGTCCCACCAGCATCGACCTCAATGCCTTCCTGCTGATCAGCCAGCGTTTGTGGATAGGCGGCTCCTATAGAACGAGTATCAACCTTTGGGGCAAAGAGCAGTTCCGCGACCTGGAGAAGGTAGATGCGGCCAGCGCTATGGTGGAGTTTTACGCCACGGAAAAGCTGCGCATCGGCTACGCCTTCGACCTCACGCTGAACCAGCTGGCCAGCCAGCAGAACGGTTCGCACGAAGTGTCGCTTGGCTTTGTGATCCCCTCCAGGAAGTTCATCATCCGTAACCCACG